DNA sequence from the Synechococcus sp. MU1617 genome:
TCCTGGGTGCCTTCATCGTTGGTTCCCTTGCCGTGCAACTGGTGCGCAGCCAGACGGCCTCCATTCAGGCCGGCGCTACTGGCGTCGAGCCGGTGATCGCCGGTCCTGCCGCTCTCTGGGCTCCCTTGGCCGAGCGCGATATCGCCAGCGCCAACACAGCCGCAACCGCCCAACCCGCTGCTGCCATCCAGCCCGCTGTGGAGCCTGTTGTGGGTTCCGAAGCCACCCTCTGGGCACCCTTCGGCGAGCGCTGATCACACGGCCTAAATAAGGTGGCGGCATGGGGATTCAGCGCCGTCACTTCCTCCAGCGTACGGGCGGTCTGGCCTTGGCCGCCCTGATGCAAGCGCGCCCCGTTGAGGCAGCAGAGGAGCGGTTCTGCACCCCGAATGATCCACTCCAGGCCCTGATAGCGGGGAACCGCCGGTTCGCCGAGGCCTGGCGCCACGCCGAGCAAGACGAAGGAACGACGCACCGAACGGCGGATCCGGACCCGCGCTGCTTCAACTCACCCAAGGCTTTGGCCACCAGCCAACATCCCTGGGCCACCGTGCTCACCTGCTCTGATTCACGGGTGTCGCCGAGCTGGGTGTTCGACACCACCCCTGGCGAGCTGTTCGTGATCCGCAATGCCGGCAACAGCGCCTTCGATGAAGCGATGGCGTCGGTGGAGTACGGCGTCAGCGTTCTCAAGACGCCACTGCTGATGGTGATGGGACACAGCGGCTGCGGAGCCGTCACGGCGGCGATGGACGCCAATCCGCTGACCCCTTCACTGGACCGTCTGATCCAACCCATCCGGAAGAACATCAACGGCAGCAGCGATCTCGAGGAAGCCGTGAAGCGCAATGCCCTCGCCAGCGCCTCCACGTTGATTCAACGCAGCGCCGTTCTGGCCGATGCCAAAGCCAGCGGTGCGCTGAAACTGGTGGTGGGTTATTTCCAACTCAGCAGCGGTGTTGTCACCTTGATCGAATGACGCAAAACCTGAGTCATCTGAACCAGCAAGGCGAGGTTCACATGGTGGACGTGGGGGACCGTCCGGCCACCAACCGCGAGGCCCATGCACGAGGGGCCATTCGCATGGAAGCCTCAACCCTCAGCATGATCCAGCGGGGCGAGACACCAAAAGGAGATCTTCTCGCAGTCGCCCGGGTGGCGGCGATTCAGGCGGCCAAACACACCTGGGAGCTGATTCCCCTTTGCCATCCCCTGCCACTCAGTGGCATGGATGTGACGATCGACGCCGACGCCTCCCTGCCTGGCCTGGTCGTCCACTGCCGTTGCCGTACCACAGGCCAGACCGGGGTGGAAATGGAAGCGATGACGGCGGTGTCCGTGGGGTT
Encoded proteins:
- a CDS encoding carbonic anhydrase, which produces MGIQRRHFLQRTGGLALAALMQARPVEAAEERFCTPNDPLQALIAGNRRFAEAWRHAEQDEGTTHRTADPDPRCFNSPKALATSQHPWATVLTCSDSRVSPSWVFDTTPGELFVIRNAGNSAFDEAMASVEYGVSVLKTPLLMVMGHSGCGAVTAAMDANPLTPSLDRLIQPIRKNINGSSDLEEAVKRNALASASTLIQRSAVLADAKASGALKLVVGYFQLSSGVVTLIE
- the moaC gene encoding cyclic pyranopterin monophosphate synthase MoaC — translated: MTQNLSHLNQQGEVHMVDVGDRPATNREAHARGAIRMEASTLSMIQRGETPKGDLLAVARVAAIQAAKHTWELIPLCHPLPLSGMDVTIDADASLPGLVVHCRCRTTGQTGVEMEAMTAVSVGLLTLYDMLKAVDPAMTIEAIQLESKEGGRNGVWKR